TTGGATTTTCCTCCGGCGTTACTTTTACGCTTCCATACAATTTTTCTATGGGTTTTTCTACCACGTTTTTTGGTTTTATTATTAATTTCCTGCCTTCGATCTCTATTATTACTTTCTCTCCTTCCTCTATTTTTAGTCTCCTTCTCATCTTTTTGGGGATGACAATTCTTCCACCTACCGATATTTTAGTTTCTTCCGTTTCCATCATAAATACATAGCAGTTTTGGTATATAATATTTACCATTATATATTATCCATGAAAATTATGCCAAATTATAACTGGTAGAACAATAACTCAATTTGATATCCCTGGCTCATATACAATATTGCTACAAGAATTCACAAAAGATGATTTCGATTTTTGATGAATACATTGAATGTAA
The DNA window shown above is from Candidatus Thermoplasmatota archaeon and carries:
- a CDS encoding AbrB/MazE/SpoVT family DNA-binding domain-containing protein, which gives rise to METEETKISVGGRIVIPKKMRRRLKIEEGEKVIIEIEGRKLIIKPKNVVEKPIEKLYGSVKVTPEENPKKEGREWMKERIEKDL